In Mustela nigripes isolate SB6536 chromosome 2, MUSNIG.SB6536, whole genome shotgun sequence, a single window of DNA contains:
- the LOC132010723 gene encoding cytochrome b-c1 complex subunit 10, with protein sequence MLSRFLGPRYRELAKYWMPTAGMWGAVGTVGLVWATDWRLILDWVPYINGKFKKDN encoded by the exons ATGCTGAGCCGGTTCCTGGGCCCGCGCTACCGCGAGCTGGCCAAATACTG GATGCCCACGGCAGGCATGTGGGGCGCCGTGGGCACCGTGGGGCTGGTGTGGGCCACGGACTGGCGGCTGATTCTGGACTGGGTGCCCTACATCAACGGCAAGTTTAAGAAGGACAATTAA